The genomic window TTTCTCCGTATCTTCCGATATCAAGTATTGTAaataacaataagaaaaatgGTGTTTGATGAACACCACGATGCTTTTGAAAATCATTCTTCTtgtatttttcaatgaaaacaaaacatctttcGGATGAAACATCATCCATTGCCAGTTGTAtatgagaaataaaatgaaataatgcaATAAATAGTATAGCAAAGTGAGATGTTAACATCTGACTTTGGTTCATCAAAGCGATATCTTACTTCGCGCTGCTAAAAAAGATAGTATCCATTTTAATATAGTAGTTTCAAGGCGATGAAGGGGAGATTAATGCTTTTTATCTTCATGGGGCAACGAAGTCTTTAGATGACCTGAAGTGCAATTAAAGTTCATTCAATAAGGAGGGGGGGGACTTATCGAACACAACTTCAAGCATATACCTCCactgatcaaaatttgtccCTTTGGGTAGTTCGTTGGtaaagataataataacaagaaaGTTGTGACTACCCTGCTTCATGGTGCTTTGAGATAGTTCTTTAGTTGGAGcggaacagaaaaaatatatgcCCCGcataattttgaagaaaaccttAACGCAACAGTTTCTGGGCCTTTACTGTTCGGTGACAGGTGTTATTTAAAAACTTCGGCTGTAGTTCTGGTATTTGTAACCTGACGCATTTGGGACAAAAGTATTTTAACTGATGGTGTGCGGGGTAAAACTGCTATCTTGACGCTGCATCATTCTATCCAACATCTATTTATAAAGCAAGTGGCCTTTGTAGATATTGTTAGAGTTAGAGATTGGCCTTTATTGATGCGGCGTTAACGATATTTTAGGCAAATAGGCGTTGTGAAAGGGGAGGGGGTAAGAGGGCACAGCCAGCATGACAATTTATGTCCTCCTTCCGCTTAACGTTCGTATGAAGAGAATTCAAGCAATATGGCTACCACAACCGTCATGTTCACAAAACGTCTGTGCTTCTACATTTCTATCCATAAAATCTGAAGAAGTATTAATTTGTacggaaaaaaataacatgcaaAGTGAAACAAGTTTGCAGAGCCTCTTTGAGTGAGAATTTTCTTCGGGAGACATGTTTAATACACCAGCAAGTCTTTTCAGTCACGACAAATTCAGAATCGCAATTACTATGAGGGTGCAAGTTCGATTTGATTGCGAACAACTTCGGGAAACCAAATACTAAAGGGACATAGCTTGAGCGGAGGTGGAATCCACAGGGAGAGACGAGAAAAGGGCGTTCAAGGAACAGGTGCATAAGGCCAGCGAAGAAGGCTGCGCCTAGAGGCAGCAATGAGAGTAGCCCAAATCAGATCACTTATGGACCTTTGATTCACTAGCAGTGGTAGCTAATGAGCAGAGAAAAACAACATGATGAAAATCCGTACCAATAATGATTTAATTAACTTCATTAAAAAATGATCAGCTGTCGATCCTAAATCGCTTTTGTAAACTAGAGATGACCACAGTCTATACAAtttgctgattatttttttggtgagctattttcacttttttgccCAAACGTATGCCAACAAAACAACAGTGATACCAACGCCGGCTGGTACGGCAGTGGAATTTGGGCGTCTCATGTCTTGGCTTGGCTTTTTTAATTGGTTAAACAACCTTTCTGAGAAATGTTGACAATTATCgctaaacaaaatttttaagttcattttcACAAATAAACTTAATCAAATCTCTCATAGATCCTTCTCCCTCGATTTCAACAATCATCTTTACTGGTGTATACCTAGCTTGACCCTCTTTACACTTCTCTACACAATTCTCTGCTTTAGACCATTgcaggagaattttttttgaatcCTTTCAGATCGAACAATACCAATTAGTTGTTTTAATCACTACAAACTGATGATAGGTGGACAGGTTTTCCTCTCCGTTTTTGGAAAGAGGGCATCGATAACTACCAATATTTTGTATTTCCTCGCTGTTCGTAGTCCCATGCGGGTCTTCCACAGATTGTTGCAGCGAGTAACGTTTAGTGTCGAATTCGccattttctttgtaaaaataTGTGCATACCTGACTGGTCCATTTTCCACCCTACTGATGCTTCCGCTCATTATCATGTGACAAATGTTCTAATAGGTAAAGATataccataaaaaaaacatatcaaaaaaAGCCAACATCATTCTCTACTGCCCGTATGGACAAGGCCGTCATTGTATTAACTCATGCAGATATCAGCGTAAAGTCGCCTGATAAATTCAAAGCAATCACTCGTAcgttgtgatttttttccatgagcaGCAGTGGGATTTTTTCTTAGCAAGCAAATGTTCCGAAATATGGGCCctaaaaaaggagagaaaaacgaaacaaacaaagacaaacaaaatacacaaaatgataaaacagagagagaaaaaaccttCATTGCGATGTGGCACAATGAATGATTGTTTTCCTCGCCTTCGCTGTATCAGCTTTTAGCTAGTTTAAATATGCAGCTCGTAAAGGCTCTATTTGTATTAGAAATCCAACCATGCTAACTCTCGAAGAACATCATAATTGATCAGCTGTCGATGACAGGGACACACATTTCTATCAGTTCTTACCTTACCTTTCAATAGTTAGATGACCTCCCGTTCCTTCATTCCTGTATGTCGCGCTGGAATTAAGTTTCGTCACCCTTTAAAAATTCCTGGGCTAATTTAACAAATATGACTGTCAACATAAACGAATAAAGTGGgcgagtttctaaagaaactcttatGCTGCGTCAATGGGGAGTATTACATGATAAGTTGGCTTCATTAATTAAAATGAcatgaattggccaccgtagagatgTTCTAAATCTGACCTTGCGAGCGTTAGTTATTCATAAGGGTGGATTGCCTCTGAAACGCCAGCTGTAAAATCCCTTTACGGTTGCAAATTCCCCTTATCATTTCTGTAGgttgataaatagagaataatacatgggcacgagaagatatggaatttctccttgagtgttcaactcgatagctcacgagtcAGATATCGATttgaacacaagaagagagCTGATTACATATCTGCAAGAAACCATGTATTCGATTGTCTTTTATATAAACACAGTAGGCCTTTACTggcaagaaaagtcgactttattaataaattaaaaacataggaTCCACAATCCACGAAAAAAAAGTCGCAAAGCACGTCGGCAATTTTCGGcgacaaggctcaagatgaaaaaacgctttgaatcagtacaaaaacaaacaatggccATAACTTTCAATTTGCTAgttacacggccaaaatcggccaatGGCAAATTTTCCACCTATCGATTTTTCTTCTCAGCCGcttttctcgcggctgagaagAAAGCCAAAGCCACTAAATACCAAACTTTCGGTTGCTTTTTTCTTCCGCTTCTGGGAAATTTTGAACGTCATTATTTGTGAGCGATACAAATTTTTCAGggttttagcagccataatccgagaaaTTTCGACAAAggaccttggattgagaacggAGAACGATTTACTATTCTTTCATCAACCTGTCAGAGTGGCGCAAAAGTCGAATGACGTGTCAGCAGCAGCGAATACTGTTGAATAATCCCGGCGAATAACTGTTAAATACCAAATTATGTTGTGACATCGGAAACTAAAGACCACGTTGCATGACCTGTTTCAGTGCTCTGACCCGGAAAGAGCGTGCGAAAGACAAGAAGATGCTAATTATGACCTTCTATTGAGCGAATTCGCCTGTTCCACCTGGCATTTCTAGCTTCAAAATTCATTGAGAGCGGTGAATCATCATTTTCTCATTTAAGGCAAACACTAAAATGTAAATTGTAAAATTTCTCATTCTCCGGCCTCCACAAACTGTAAGCGAACTGGAAAGgtggaaataaattattttattatagtCAGTCTTCGTCATAAAACGGTCTAAAACCTTTGGGTTGTGGGTCCACACTTCATGGTCAAGAACAAAAGAGCACAActtcatttcttccttttttccttcgtttGTATACAGATTTAGATGTGTCTTTTTGGGGGTTGGAACATTTTCATGGAATGAAGTTGAGCCCAAAGTTTCTCTGCTGATTTCCTTAAGAATTGTACATTGAACGATCGTTAAGACTTTCAACGCTTCTGTTGAGTCAGGCTTTATAAAACACGTGGCTGTTGTAATGATATTTCACATCCAATACGATACACAATTCTGAAACATTATCTGCTCTTAAAGCTTTACTAATTTTGCTTCTACGTACGTTATGCTACCTGATGGAGACATTACAACAGGGACACAACTCgattattttccttctttcactTTCAATACATTGACACCATCTTAGCCTTTCATTCGTTTTGCTTTGCCATAAGCACAGGTCTGAGGAAACGTATGTTGCTCCTTTCATAAAAAAACCTTGATGTTGACTCACCAGAATTCGAAAAGCAACCTCTTGGAATAAAGATTTGACTTCTATCTTCTTCTCCGGTTCTCATGAAAATTCTCAATTCAATTCTCGTAGACAAAGAGGGCGAACTAGTTGTGATGCAAATTACTATAAGTATGGTAGCAACTTGAGAACGAGGTTGAAAAAGAGTGATTAAACTTTCCACGTGTTTTTGATAATTAGGGGCAAAGTACATGTACAAAGTTTATATACGAACCTTCAGCGGCGTTAATCAGCTTTGTGTGACGCCAATCATATATTGATTCTGTTGCGAATAAGTAAGTTTATTTCATAGGTACTGAGATTTACCCACAAAAATCGTAGTGAATAAAATTCGTACTGATTCTaaatgtagccaatcaggagtacGAACGACAAAATTTCATCGTGAAAAATTATCGCTCGTCCAAGCAGCAACGCGAACGACAAAATTTCACTAATGATGAATGAACGTACTGAAGAGAACGTCATGCGAGAGCCGTTGCACAAAACCCACgcgctttgaaaaatggccgAGGGAAGGTTCGCCTCTGTttactcagttgaagaattcattttagaacacgaaaacaaaaataccgctcaaaaaactgaaagagatgtaagattgcttgaaatatttttgaaaacgaaggacgaagacaggaaaattgaagatattccAGCGGCTGAGTTGAATGAATTCATTAGCGAATTTATTATCTCCGTACGCACTAAAGATGGCAACGAGTACGAGCTGACTTCGCTTCGAAGTTTAATGGCCAGCTTCGAAcgacatttgaagaaaaagggCTATTCTGCCAGCATAGTCAACGACTTGGTCTTTGAGAAAACCAGAAAAGTTCTTCAATCCAAGCAAAAGCAGCTAAAGAAGCAAGGAAAAGGGAATAAACCAAAAGCATCGGTAGCTTTGACAACCGAAGAGTTAAAGATATTGTACGAGAAGGGTTTGCTCGGTATGTGTAGTCCTGAGGCGCTATTAAACACGCTCTGGCTAAACAACACTCTTCACTTTGGACTCCGTGGGTGCAAAGAACATCGTGATATGTAAAGCTTCACAAAACGGCAAACGGAGTGGAATACTTGGAGTTCAATGAACGTCAAACGAAAACAAGAACTGGCTCAGACTACAGCAATGTCAGAGCTGTACCGCCGAAAATGTTTGTGAGCTACGAAACTGAAAGAGATCCTGTCGCAGTCTACAAATTTTTTGCCAGGAAGAGACCCGAGGAAATGAATCAAGACAATGCTCCCTTTTATCTGGCCGTAAACAACGGTTTAAAGGCGGACTCGCTCGAAAGAAAAAGCTGGTTCAAGTCCGGTGCGGTTGGCGTAAACAAACTCAACGGTTTAATGAAGACAATGGCTTCGAAATCACAGCGGCAGAAAGACTATGATCCAGACGCTAAGTGAAAATGACATTCCCCCTACGCAAATTGCACAGCTATCTGGCCATAGGAATTTGAAGAGCATAGAAAACTACAGCATTGTTTCAACGAAACAACAGATGCACATGTCAAAAGTGCTAAGCAGTGTGGTGGCTGGTACCCCAGCTTCGTCCTCTTCTGAAACAGCTTGTCCGTCGTCCTCCAACTCCCAGAATACTGGTAAGCAGTCCATGGCACTATTCAGCGGAGCAATTCAAGGTGGTAATTTTTCCATTCGTATCAACACAGTAAATCAGTCTCCGACGCTTACCACAGATCCGTCACGTCCCGAAGCGGCGAGATGGAAACGTCTGAGGCCTTTAGAACTGGAAAGTGACTCTGATGATAACTGAATATTGACTTTCTTTACATGACACTAAGTAGTATGTTGGCATGGCTtcctttattataatattaatagACAATGAACTTGATTGATATCTGATGAACACAGGTAAGCTTAAGTGTTATGAACTTTATGCacttttattaacttgttgttgagaaatttttgaactactttttacgcttttcatcgccccatttgtgctatttgtctaccaaagacaacacgaaaaaatctCAGCACCTATGAAACGATTTTCATTCACTCGTTGATGCTacacaactcgtgaataaaaatcgtacgcgcgcattttccatgaagaaatctctatttttctttatcaggaATTTGACTGCAGGGGTTGCCCCACGGCCAATCAACTCccaggaaaaaatattttttaaaattaatttttgcgTGGCTGCATTCAAATCTCTCAGGCTAATCGCAATGTTTTTACCGTCAACCGTCAAATAAGCAAGTCAAAGAAAGATATCCTTACCGTACCGCTCGCGTATATGATAAATACGCAAACGAATTTCATACGCTTGGACGCAAGGTAGTCAGACCCGCATATACGATTTTTTTTGCTTGCACGGTCGAACAAAATGCGCGACTCATGTTCCTATGTTATTCATTGCCAtaactttcttttgtattaCACTAttgtgtaaaacaaaaaacttttactGGTTTGAAAAAGCGGCGAGTCGACattggaaaatttacataatgaaaaagCTATTAGGTCACACTCACACATACCGCGTCGCTTCGCGAATTTATCGAATAACGAGCATTAGTAGTAGTAGATTTGCTTGATATGAATTGTTGATGAATcaggaaggaaggaaaatgtcacttatATACGGCATGGAAACACGTTTATCATCAGGCGAATACTCACGAACGAAGCGAATACTCACTAACATGCTTCCCAATTTACTCATTGCAATCAGCGCTCCCTTGAATGTTTACCCACCAGAATGTTAACAATTTGGTGTTCGCATCGCAAGTGATTATTTCTTCGAAACTCCAAACTTACCTCGATCACCTTCGATGAGGAACAGTAGGAAAATGTACTATTGAAGATTGTGATTGATGTCttattttattcattgcaatcGGCGCTCGCTTCGGTGTTTACGCACcgaaatgtaaacagtttatcTCGCATCGCACGTGTCttcaaaaaaaacttgaaattcatgTATCCAGCATTCaattttcccttcctttttcaAGCAATTTGGTGAACATCGATCgatgatttgaaaaataatgaaacaagaAGCAAATCGGCAAATCTGCTCTCGCATTTAAATTTGAATGCGAGTCAGAACAAGACTTAGTCGTGACATGTAACCAAACTGTAATACAACACAATTAAAATAAGCGAGTAGAACTTCATAGTTTGTGTTTAAAAGGCGAGATGAACGAACCAGTTTTCGAGAACAGCATGATAAAAGCTATGAGATAAGCATTTGCGTGTGAGTTTGTATTGAGAACGCGACAACTGGTTACAAGCAAGGGCCTTAGCTGATTCTGCCGAAATACGAGACACTGatcatatatttattttcaaaaccttCCCAGGCCGTTGCGACGGATGTTCTTTTACACCTGTTGAGAAATAGCTATTTTGATACAAGAATTCGGTTGGAAAATGAGatattatttatatattccGATTACAAAGTCGCATTAGTATGCAACAGTATGTCGGGAAGGTCGGTTCGAATGGTGATTGAAACTGCATTAGGAGCAAATGTGGCCAATATCCTTTCATAGTCCGATATTATTGCTTTTTATATTGCAGATTTCATACTCTTGATAAGTTTTGAACTTTCTTACTTTTCTTTGGTCGTAAGTTATTCTAAAATGAATCACAGTCAAACTTATCAAATGAAATAGGCCATTTTCGATATGCTAAAATTCAAACCTGGCTCCGAAGCTTagggaataaaacaaaggaaatcacaTCGAAGTTGAAGGATgaataattaaattattttgttttattccccctaACCTTAGAGCCATGTTAGAATTTGATGTAACGAAAATGGCCTATTGAGGGGGTCGTCATTTGGCGTAACCGCTGACACCTCGCAAAGTATCTGTAGGCATGGAATCAACCTGAGGCGCGTTAACTTTCAGACCCCAAGGTGAAAAAGGGTCATGTGACTGTAAGGCCGCCACAATAGAAAGTCAAATGAGAATCTATCTCAAGGCTGGCCATGACATCGAGACA from Pocillopora verrucosa isolate sample1 chromosome 8, ASM3666991v2, whole genome shotgun sequence includes these protein-coding regions:
- the LOC131779232 gene encoding uncharacterized protein KIAA1958-like, which encodes MAEGRFASVYSVEEFILEHENKNTAQKTERDVRLLEIFLKTKDEDRKIEDIPAAELNEFISEFIISVRTKDGNEYELTSLRSLMASFERHLKKKGYSASIVNDLVFEKTRKVLQSKQKQLKKQGKGNKPKASVALTTEELKILYEKGLLGMCSPEALLNTLWLNNTLHFGLRGCKEHRDM